From a single Populus trichocarpa isolate Nisqually-1 chromosome 17, P.trichocarpa_v4.1, whole genome shotgun sequence genomic region:
- the LOC7482424 gene encoding RNA exonuclease 4, with amino-acid sequence MESRNESSEISRNKCAACFRQFNKMEHLVEHMRISYHSVHEPMCGICKKHCRSYESLREHLIGPLPKQECKNIFSIRGCKFCLTILDSPNARRVHQERCQLSGGLLASFANLGLRDNLTIDNGYARGRQVVALACKMVGGGSDGSIDLCARVCLIDENENIIFHTYVKPPIPVTNYRYETTGIRPEYLRDATPLRQVQKKIQDFLCNGEPTWKIRPRGGKARILVGHDLDRLQLEYPAVMMRDTAKYPPLMKTSKLSNSLKYLTQAYLGYDIQTGMQDPYEDCVATMRLYIRMRSQNHTIEDYPLAFDPQNRNNFASWRQSELERMSPEEMFAISRSDYYCWCLDS; translated from the exons ATGGAGTCCAGAAATGAGTCGTCCGAGATTTCAAG GAACAAGTGTGCTGCATGCTTTAGACAATTCAACAAAATGGAACACCTAGTGGAGCACATGAGAATATCGTATCACTCAGTCCATGAACCCATGTGTGGAATCTGTAAGAAACATTGCAGATCTTATGAGTCCTTGAGGGAGCATCTTATAG GGCCATTGCCTAAGCAAGAATGTAAGAATATTTTCAGTATCCGTGGATGCAAATTTTGCTTAACCATCCTTGATAGCCCTAATGCTCGCAGAGTTCACCAAGAAAGATGCCAGCTCTCCGGT GGACTACTTGCAAGCTTTGCTAATTTAGGCCTTCGGGACAACCTGACAATCGACAATGGTTATGCAAGAGGTCGACAGGTAGTTGCCCTAGCTTGCAAAATGGTTGGAGGAGGCAGTGATGGCTCCATAGACCTTTGCGCAAGGGTTTGCCTGATTGacgaaaatgaaaatattatctTCCATACCTATGTCAAACCACCAATTCCTGTCACAAACTATAG GTATGAAACCACAGGCATTAGACCAGAATACCTAAGGGATGCAACACCATTAAGGCAAGTTCAAAAGAAGATTCAAGACTTCCTTTGTAATGGAGAACCGACGTGGAAAATTCGTCCTAGAGGAGGAAAAGCCAGGATTCTCGTGGGTCATGACCTTGACCGTTTGCAACTAGAATATCCAGCTGTAATGATGAG GGATACTGCAAAATATCCGCCACTGATGAAAACAAGCAAGCTCAGCAACTCCTTGAAGTATCTAACCCAAGCCTATCTCGG GTATGACATCCAAACTGGCATGCAAGATCCTTATGAAGATTGTGTTGCTACAATGAGGCTCTACATAAGAATGAGATCACAAAATCATACGATAGAGGATTACCCTCTCGCTTTTGATCCACAAAACCGAAACAATTTTGCTTCGTGGAGGCAAAGTGAGCTTGAAAGGATGAGCCCCGAAGAAATGTTTGCCATATCAAGATCTGATTACTACTGCTGGTGCTTGGATTCTTAA